A single genomic interval of Polyangium spumosum harbors:
- a CDS encoding DUF4041 domain-containing protein: MKANRRTTAIEFVLDAFNGKIDATLAELRHGNHGTLQQKIRDAFTLVNHNGRTFRGARILPEYLEAWLEELRWAVVAQELKLEEREEQRLIKEQIREEERAQREFEKVLKEAEKEQETIRKAMEKARRDVDKASAEERAKYEEKLHELSEKLRVAEET; the protein is encoded by the coding sequence GTGAAGGCGAACCGGCGCACGACCGCCATCGAGTTCGTGCTCGACGCCTTCAATGGCAAAATCGACGCGACCCTCGCCGAGTTGCGGCACGGCAACCACGGCACCCTGCAGCAGAAGATCCGCGATGCCTTCACGCTCGTGAACCACAACGGACGCACGTTCCGCGGCGCCCGGATCCTGCCCGAGTACTTGGAGGCGTGGCTCGAGGAGCTGCGCTGGGCCGTCGTCGCGCAGGAGCTGAAGCTCGAGGAGCGTGAAGAGCAGAGGCTCATCAAGGAGCAGATCCGCGAGGAAGAGCGAGCGCAGCGCGAGTTCGAGAAGGTGTTGAAGGAGGCCGAGAAGGAGCAGGAGACGATCCGCAAGGCGATGGAGAAGGCGCGGCGTGACGTCGACAAGGCGAGCGCGGAAGAGCGCGCGAAGTACGAGGAGAAGCTGCACGAGCTGTCCGAGAAGCTCCGCGTCGCCGAGGAGACGTGA
- a CDS encoding AAA family ATPase has product MRPLDVPIGVSDFKALREGGKYYVDKTEFISDVLRAPPQVLLFPRPRRFGKSLNMSMLKYFLERSSEDRRPLFEGLAVMRDQDNLAHFQQYPVIYTRLGTVWAGDRVEARETLREEVRRIYEPHAYLLTEGALTPHERARFLEIFERRADEALLGSALDDLSRFLHRYHGKRVVILVDEYDAPLHLSQVHKSFAETVELIRKFLHSGIKDNPHLFKGVLTGILRVSNESIFSGLNNVVTYSILRSECATSFGFTEEETKKILRDADGHDQFERVRIWYQGYLFGEQSIFNPWSVLNFVHQSDVRFLNYWARESPSDFSEELIARWFTQCYEDFEKLLREEVIEKPIQDHIALRDATNHQETVWSILVMTGYLRAEAVDQREEDEDGEPLCKLSFPNREVRGRFTRIFKRWMEAGIGGKPGLAELELSLLEGNAERLAVLLEGFLLKLSSYDRAPKDVEAHYHVFLMGMLVTLEERVFQVKSNGESGHGRYDVMLIPKRPGLPGVVMELKVLPASGSKVPSKAKVDAALDAALLQIETLEYAQELRERGAKPIHEIAVVFSGKRAWVRSRRASPRRLPPR; this is encoded by the coding sequence ATGCGACCGCTTGATGTCCCCATCGGGGTTTCGGACTTCAAGGCGCTGCGCGAGGGAGGCAAGTACTACGTCGACAAGACGGAGTTCATCAGCGATGTCCTCCGGGCGCCGCCGCAGGTGCTGCTGTTCCCTCGACCGAGGCGGTTCGGCAAATCGCTGAACATGTCGATGCTCAAGTACTTCCTCGAGCGGAGCTCGGAGGACCGGAGGCCGCTGTTCGAGGGGCTCGCGGTGATGCGCGACCAGGACAACCTCGCTCATTTCCAGCAATACCCGGTCATCTACACGCGCCTCGGGACCGTGTGGGCCGGCGATCGCGTGGAGGCCAGGGAGACGCTCCGCGAGGAGGTGCGTCGGATCTACGAACCGCATGCCTATCTCCTGACGGAGGGAGCCCTCACGCCGCACGAGCGAGCGCGTTTTCTGGAGATCTTCGAACGTCGGGCAGACGAGGCACTCCTGGGCTCGGCGCTGGATGATTTGTCCCGGTTCCTGCACAGGTACCATGGCAAGCGCGTGGTCATCCTCGTGGATGAATACGATGCGCCGCTGCACCTGTCCCAGGTGCACAAATCGTTCGCCGAGACCGTCGAGCTGATTCGTAAGTTCCTTCATTCTGGCATCAAGGACAACCCCCACCTGTTCAAAGGCGTCCTGACAGGCATCCTTCGGGTCTCCAACGAGAGCATCTTCTCGGGCCTCAATAACGTCGTGACATATTCGATCCTTCGTTCGGAGTGCGCGACTTCGTTCGGGTTCACGGAGGAGGAGACGAAGAAGATCCTCCGCGACGCCGATGGGCATGATCAGTTCGAACGCGTGCGAATCTGGTATCAGGGGTATTTGTTTGGCGAGCAGTCGATCTTCAATCCATGGTCGGTGCTGAACTTCGTGCACCAGAGCGACGTGCGGTTTCTCAACTACTGGGCGAGGGAGAGCCCGAGCGACTTCTCCGAAGAGCTGATCGCCAGGTGGTTCACCCAGTGTTACGAGGACTTCGAGAAGCTTTTGCGCGAAGAGGTCATCGAGAAACCCATCCAGGACCATATCGCGCTGCGGGACGCGACGAACCACCAAGAAACGGTGTGGAGCATCCTGGTGATGACCGGCTACCTGCGGGCCGAGGCTGTCGACCAGCGCGAGGAAGACGAAGATGGCGAGCCCCTCTGCAAGCTGTCCTTCCCGAACCGAGAGGTCAGGGGTAGGTTCACGCGCATCTTCAAGCGATGGATGGAGGCTGGCATCGGTGGCAAGCCGGGGCTCGCCGAGCTCGAGCTCTCCCTTCTCGAGGGGAATGCGGAGCGGCTCGCCGTCCTCCTGGAGGGCTTCCTGCTCAAGCTATCGAGCTACGACCGCGCGCCGAAAGACGTCGAAGCGCACTACCACGTGTTTCTCATGGGAATGCTCGTCACCCTGGAAGAGCGCGTTTTCCAGGTAAAATCGAACGGCGAATCCGGGCATGGGCGGTACGACGTGATGCTGATCCCGAAGAGGCCGGGCTTGCCAGGTGTGGTGATGGAGCTCAAGGTGCTGCCGGCGTCGGGGTCCAAGGTCCCCAGCAAGGCAAAGGTCGACGCCGCGTTGGACGCCGCGCTCCTGCAGATCGAGACGCTCGAGTACGCACAGGAACTGCGCGAGCGAGGCGCGAAGCCCATCCATGAGATCGCGGTCGTATTTTCGGGCAAGCGCGCCTGGGTGCGGTCGCGTCGCGCATCACCCAGGCGTTTACCTCCACGTTAG
- a CDS encoding class I SAM-dependent methyltransferase, with amino-acid sequence MPHDRPSLTAKKIARFLILIDAVPRLGPLLPEGAASAAEAILRASGAVGRRQIDMMRAPWTQRFYEIAEAFTARGQLVWFGLRKRWMADVVEEAIAGGATQLLVVGAGFDPLAAMVARRHPEVTCVEVDAPATAEPKRRGVRGAGFERTNLHICAADLSKRSLGEVLRGTPWRSDARSVVVAEGLLMYLDVKDVKAFLGAIREHTTAGSHLAFSYVDGDDAGRPHLGTLDWPIRATLRIAGERMRWGIRPRELAGFVEAAGFRLVGQMDGEALRKKYLAPIGLPEEPVAAYEHLGLVET; translated from the coding sequence ATGCCCCACGACCGCCCGAGCCTGACGGCCAAGAAGATCGCCCGGTTCCTGATCCTGATCGACGCGGTGCCCCGACTCGGTCCGCTCTTGCCGGAAGGCGCCGCGAGCGCGGCCGAGGCAATCCTGCGCGCCTCGGGGGCGGTCGGACGTCGGCAGATCGACATGATGCGCGCGCCGTGGACGCAGCGGTTCTACGAGATTGCGGAGGCCTTCACGGCGCGAGGTCAGCTCGTGTGGTTCGGGCTGCGCAAGCGCTGGATGGCAGACGTGGTGGAGGAGGCGATCGCCGGGGGAGCGACGCAGCTCCTTGTGGTGGGCGCAGGGTTCGATCCGCTGGCGGCGATGGTCGCGAGGCGTCATCCGGAGGTGACGTGCGTGGAGGTGGACGCGCCGGCGACGGCGGAGCCAAAGCGAAGAGGTGTGCGTGGAGCCGGGTTCGAAAGGACGAACCTGCACATTTGCGCGGCGGATCTGTCGAAGCGATCACTCGGCGAGGTATTGCGCGGGACGCCGTGGCGAAGCGACGCCCGGAGCGTGGTCGTGGCCGAGGGGCTCTTGATGTATCTGGACGTGAAGGACGTGAAGGCGTTTTTAGGAGCGATACGCGAGCACACGACGGCCGGGAGCCACCTGGCATTTTCGTACGTGGATGGAGACGACGCGGGCCGGCCGCACCTCGGGACGCTGGATTGGCCGATCCGAGCGACGCTGCGAATCGCGGGCGAGCGGATGCGTTGGGGGATCCGGCCGCGGGAGCTCGCAGGATTCGTGGAGGCTGCAGGATTTCGGTTGGTCGGGCAAATGGACGGGGAGGCGTTGCGAAAAAAGTATCTCGCGCCCATCGGTCTGCCGGAGGAGCCGGTGGCGGCGTACGAGCATCTGGGGTTGGTGGAGACCTGA
- a CDS encoding PhoX family protein — protein sequence MRRITSHWERRHFLALANTGVLIAVGLGACVGGEGHDAGVSSPEALRRPLSSVVALSFTDELDTGAKDLGQYVRARVDQVARGTLPEGVEFPLANAATDDVRAIAGLSTNVVVSWLDPLSFDTSHAAPRFGANNDYIAFFGDGWDEVPGEPPQWRGSGTSAWLWVNHESISNDFPTPTTAPTGQHLTLAMFLAAEKVLSNEVTANRWPSADLAAYVREAKRQVGGSWFHVVQDPASRKWQIDRGAEAVRYDATSRTLARLTGIRPLAADRDDEGHALPPGVVSGIMSDCSGGQTPWGTVITAEENVQDFYGDMEVFWTSEQKFVRGAGADPGGPIRFDTRASATSVFGISPDRETHHAKDLYGYLVEIDPGEAPDEYEGKSAAGRGHKKLGAMGRARWENTSFAVDASFELLPDEPVVMYAGDDRRSGRVYKFVSTNPYRAGMTRAETRALLDEGKVYVAHFAGLDNTTGVTMLATGEAPTESAPGQGQWIEFGTTSGAIAPNAAALGEPGKTVGEALSDLDYNGIGGFERDDDVRRALFTASAKVGIMELNRPEDVEYNPRDPSGAPRIYVAFTNHGRKTQLDQEGRLIDPTAHERSAPKRPDMIGNVFVMQEANPESPGSSTSFTFLRVWAGAKATGPYDAANPDNLVIDREGGVWFGTDGNFAANGTAEAIYFLDLDRAHAPGAPGVVAPTFGKAFRVVAMPSDAEATGPALAADMRTLFVSVQHPGEHVWSAWPHGE from the coding sequence ATGAGGCGGATCACGAGCCACTGGGAGCGGCGTCATTTCCTGGCTCTCGCGAATACGGGTGTCCTGATCGCGGTCGGGCTCGGCGCATGCGTGGGCGGCGAGGGGCACGACGCCGGGGTGAGCTCGCCCGAGGCGCTCAGGCGGCCACTCTCGAGCGTCGTCGCCCTCTCGTTCACGGACGAGCTCGACACGGGCGCGAAGGACCTCGGGCAATACGTCCGAGCGCGGGTGGATCAGGTCGCCCGAGGCACGCTCCCGGAGGGCGTCGAGTTCCCGCTGGCGAACGCGGCGACGGACGACGTGCGGGCGATCGCGGGGCTCTCCACGAACGTGGTGGTGTCGTGGCTCGACCCGCTCTCGTTCGATACGAGCCACGCGGCGCCGCGGTTCGGGGCGAATAACGATTACATCGCGTTCTTCGGCGACGGCTGGGACGAGGTCCCGGGCGAGCCGCCGCAATGGCGCGGCAGCGGGACGTCGGCGTGGCTTTGGGTGAACCACGAGTCGATCTCGAACGATTTCCCGACACCCACGACGGCGCCGACGGGCCAGCACCTCACGCTCGCGATGTTCCTCGCGGCGGAGAAGGTGCTCTCGAACGAGGTGACGGCGAACCGGTGGCCGAGCGCGGATCTCGCGGCGTACGTGCGCGAGGCGAAGCGCCAGGTCGGCGGCTCGTGGTTTCACGTGGTGCAGGATCCGGCCTCGCGGAAGTGGCAGATCGATCGCGGCGCCGAGGCCGTCCGGTACGACGCGACGAGCAGGACCCTCGCGCGGCTCACGGGGATCCGGCCGCTCGCGGCGGATCGCGACGATGAAGGTCACGCGCTGCCGCCCGGCGTCGTGAGCGGCATCATGAGCGACTGTTCGGGCGGACAAACCCCGTGGGGCACGGTGATCACCGCGGAGGAGAACGTGCAGGACTTCTATGGAGACATGGAGGTCTTCTGGACGAGCGAGCAGAAGTTCGTCCGCGGCGCGGGCGCCGATCCCGGCGGGCCGATCCGGTTCGACACGAGGGCGAGCGCGACGAGCGTGTTCGGGATCTCGCCGGATCGAGAGACGCACCACGCGAAGGATCTCTACGGCTATCTCGTGGAGATCGATCCGGGAGAGGCCCCCGACGAGTACGAAGGCAAGAGCGCGGCAGGCAGGGGGCACAAGAAGCTCGGCGCGATGGGCCGCGCGCGCTGGGAGAACACGTCGTTCGCCGTCGACGCGAGCTTCGAGCTCCTGCCGGACGAGCCCGTCGTGATGTACGCGGGCGACGACCGGCGCAGCGGCCGGGTGTACAAGTTCGTTTCGACAAACCCGTACAGGGCCGGCATGACGCGGGCCGAGACGCGCGCGCTCCTCGACGAGGGGAAGGTCTACGTCGCGCACTTCGCGGGCCTCGACAACACGACGGGCGTGACGATGCTCGCGACGGGCGAGGCGCCGACGGAGAGCGCGCCGGGGCAAGGGCAGTGGATCGAGTTCGGGACGACGAGCGGAGCGATCGCACCGAACGCGGCCGCGCTCGGCGAGCCGGGCAAGACCGTGGGCGAGGCGCTCTCGGACCTCGACTACAACGGCATCGGCGGCTTCGAGCGCGACGACGACGTGCGCCGCGCGCTCTTCACGGCGAGCGCGAAGGTCGGGATCATGGAGCTGAACAGGCCCGAGGACGTGGAGTACAACCCGCGTGATCCGAGCGGCGCGCCGCGGATCTACGTGGCGTTCACGAACCACGGGCGCAAGACGCAGCTCGATCAGGAGGGCAGGCTCATCGATCCGACAGCGCACGAGCGCAGCGCGCCGAAGCGGCCCGACATGATCGGCAACGTGTTCGTGATGCAGGAGGCGAACCCCGAGAGCCCGGGGTCGTCGACGTCGTTCACGTTCCTGCGCGTCTGGGCCGGCGCGAAGGCCACGGGCCCGTACGACGCGGCGAACCCCGACAACCTCGTGATCGATCGCGAGGGCGGCGTGTGGTTCGGCACGGATGGGAACTTCGCGGCGAACGGGACCGCCGAGGCGATCTACTTCCTCGACCTCGATCGCGCGCACGCGCCGGGCGCGCCGGGCGTCGTGGCGCCGACGTTCGGCAAGGCGTTCCGCGTCGTCGCGATGCCGAGCGACGCCGAGGCGACGGGTCCGGCGCTCGCCGCGGACATGCGCACGCTCTTCGTGAGCGTGCAGCACCCGGGCGAGCACGTGTGGAGCGCCTGGCCGCACGGCGAGTGA
- a CDS encoding TolB family protein: MPTHFLSRSSRLSLALLALLAATSCTKEKKDDANTAAPSQSSLPTNDAGADANEGKLPVPTTGKPGVPTTKDKPIPSTSAEKPESGPGGEIPPEERQKIAGKIAFISERDGNREIYVIGPDGKGEERLTKSPHADYNGPAAPDGAAILTIRVEGEDGPQQLLLQPLDGNTPKPLGPLAGRVRHPTFSPDGRFVVYESDGGKVATAHFSDIYRVNVDGSGFRRLTENPEGNFEPSFSPKGDAIVFLSSRDRMAELYTMRPDGKDPARLTKTERDEWGARYSPDGKRLVFVSDREGADRIWLMPASGGEAGRLTQMRPAPRIVEDKPTWSPTGKRIAYVLRAPDEPSRVGIVTMEDGKETFVRGPGGAGQVNEPAWSPDGRYLAVTVTRGSEQQIWIVREDGTGMTKLTSSTGGNWNPLWIPPRKGKGGK, from the coding sequence ATGCCGACCCATTTCCTCTCCCGCTCCTCCCGCCTCTCGCTCGCCCTCCTCGCCCTCCTCGCGGCGACGTCCTGCACGAAAGAAAAGAAAGACGACGCGAATACCGCGGCGCCGTCGCAATCGTCATTGCCGACAAACGACGCGGGCGCCGATGCGAATGAGGGAAAACTACCTGTCCCGACAACCGGCAAACCGGGTGTCCCGACAACCAAGGACAAACCAATACCGTCGACATCGGCGGAGAAGCCGGAGTCCGGACCGGGCGGCGAAATACCCCCCGAAGAGCGGCAAAAAATCGCGGGGAAAATCGCGTTCATCTCGGAGCGCGACGGAAACCGCGAGATCTACGTGATCGGGCCGGATGGCAAAGGCGAGGAGCGGCTCACGAAGAGCCCGCACGCCGATTACAACGGCCCCGCCGCGCCCGACGGCGCCGCGATCCTCACGATCCGCGTCGAAGGAGAGGACGGCCCCCAGCAGCTCCTCCTCCAACCCCTCGACGGAAACACCCCAAAACCCCTCGGACCCCTGGCAGGTCGCGTACGCCACCCCACGTTTTCGCCCGACGGCCGTTTCGTCGTGTACGAATCGGACGGCGGAAAGGTGGCCACGGCACACTTCTCCGACATCTACCGGGTGAACGTCGACGGCAGCGGCTTCCGGCGCCTCACGGAGAACCCCGAGGGGAACTTCGAGCCCTCCTTCTCGCCGAAGGGCGACGCCATCGTGTTCCTCTCGAGCCGTGACCGCATGGCCGAGCTCTACACCATGCGGCCCGACGGGAAGGACCCCGCGCGCCTGACGAAGACGGAGCGCGACGAATGGGGCGCGCGGTATTCACCCGACGGCAAGCGGCTCGTCTTCGTGAGCGATCGCGAAGGCGCCGATCGAATATGGCTGATGCCCGCCTCCGGCGGCGAGGCAGGGCGCCTGACGCAGATGCGGCCCGCGCCCCGCATCGTGGAGGACAAGCCGACCTGGTCGCCCACGGGGAAACGAATCGCCTACGTGCTGCGCGCGCCCGACGAGCCGTCCCGCGTGGGAATCGTGACCATGGAGGACGGGAAAGAGACGTTCGTGCGTGGGCCCGGCGGCGCAGGGCAGGTGAACGAGCCCGCCTGGTCGCCGGACGGGCGATACCTGGCCGTGACCGTGACGCGCGGGTCGGAGCAACAGATATGGATCGTGCGTGAAGACGGGACCGGAATGACGAAGTTGACGAGCTCGACCGGCGGGAACTGGAACCCGCTCTGGATACCGCCGCGCAAAGGAAAGGGCGGCAAGTAG
- a CDS encoding N-acetylmuramoyl-L-alanine amidase yields MRRLLCLLMFAPVLSASALLSGCGGEEGTGEVDTTAHPGEAAANPTAGMHPYQPHFESAAKEFNVPASLLVAIGYAETQLYHVPGETSEHDGVPPAYGVMALRGDAITKGASLAGVTEEEVESDPEANIRAAAALLDAHAEELGLDRADIGAWAPAVAAYFNHPSLDAQAHFVHDEVYRHLREGIAAPEDSGIDEILAPNSEATPKFPMPEFVGKGDPPSAIYSGAKWRPAPSSNYTSGRSGYKAELLVIHTCAGTYSGCWGWLTTAYPTNPYKTSAHYVVNESGSEISALVDETNTAHHVGAKWNGLPTNPRSVGIEHGGYPYAGSNKWSEGQIATSAKLSCDVVKRQGIIRDRQHIIGHYQPDPVNRPNDPGTNFPWADYMNRINTCVGGGGGGGSSYITVDSNNANNNSAVARIVAPSANWKSSTNVSGYYGTGYYAAPTQAISDGATFEFYLPAAASKQVYAWWTSASDRSTTAPYVIFNASGTKLGTVNKNQQTGGGSWQLIGTYNFSAGWNKVTVSRWTTTGYYVIADAVQIR; encoded by the coding sequence ATGAGACGTCTGCTCTGCTTGCTGATGTTCGCGCCTGTTCTTTCTGCCTCTGCCCTGCTCTCAGGCTGCGGCGGCGAGGAAGGCACGGGCGAGGTGGATACCACGGCACACCCCGGTGAAGCGGCCGCCAATCCGACCGCTGGTATGCACCCGTATCAGCCGCATTTCGAGTCTGCCGCGAAGGAGTTCAACGTCCCGGCGTCGCTCCTCGTCGCGATCGGTTACGCAGAGACGCAACTTTATCATGTGCCCGGCGAGACGTCGGAGCACGACGGTGTCCCGCCTGCGTACGGCGTGATGGCATTGCGCGGCGATGCCATCACGAAGGGCGCGTCCCTCGCGGGCGTGACCGAGGAGGAGGTCGAGTCCGATCCCGAGGCGAACATCCGCGCCGCGGCGGCGTTGCTCGACGCGCACGCGGAGGAGCTCGGCCTCGATCGCGCGGACATCGGCGCGTGGGCGCCGGCCGTGGCGGCCTACTTCAATCACCCGAGCCTCGACGCGCAGGCGCATTTCGTGCACGACGAGGTCTACCGTCACCTGCGCGAGGGCATCGCGGCGCCCGAGGACAGCGGGATCGACGAGATCCTGGCGCCGAACTCCGAGGCGACGCCGAAATTCCCGATGCCCGAGTTCGTGGGCAAGGGCGATCCCCCGAGCGCGATTTACTCCGGCGCCAAGTGGCGCCCCGCGCCCTCGTCGAACTACACCTCGGGCCGCAGCGGATACAAGGCGGAGCTGCTCGTCATCCACACCTGCGCCGGCACGTATTCGGGCTGCTGGGGCTGGCTGACGACGGCGTACCCGACGAACCCCTACAAGACGAGCGCCCATTACGTCGTCAACGAGAGCGGCAGCGAGATCTCCGCGCTCGTCGACGAGACGAACACGGCGCACCACGTCGGCGCGAAATGGAATGGCCTGCCCACGAACCCGCGCTCGGTCGGCATCGAGCACGGCGGGTATCCGTACGCGGGCTCGAACAAGTGGAGCGAGGGGCAGATCGCGACCTCGGCCAAGCTCTCCTGCGACGTCGTCAAGCGGCAGGGCATCATCCGCGACCGCCAGCACATCATCGGCCACTACCAGCCCGACCCGGTGAACCGGCCGAACGACCCGGGCACCAATTTCCCCTGGGCTGATTACATGAACCGCATCAACACCTGCGTCGGTGGTGGTGGTGGCGGCGGCAGCAGCTACATCACGGTCGACAGCAACAACGCGAACAACAACAGCGCGGTGGCGCGGATCGTGGCGCCCTCGGCGAACTGGAAGTCGTCCACGAACGTGTCCGGGTATTACGGCACGGGGTATTATGCCGCGCCCACGCAGGCGATCTCCGACGGCGCGACGTTCGAGTTCTACCTCCCCGCGGCGGCCTCGAAGCAGGTCTATGCGTGGTGGACCTCGGCCTCGGATCGGTCGACGACGGCGCCGTACGTCATCTTCAACGCGAGCGGCACGAAGCTCGGTACGGTGAACAAGAACCAGCAGACGGGCGGCGGCTCGTGGCAGCTCATCGGGACGTACAACTTCTCGGCTGGCTGGAACAAGGTCACCGTCTCGCGCTGGACGACGACGGGTTATTACGTCATCGCCGACGCCGTGCAGATCCGCTGA